A genomic window from Plasmodium reichenowi strain SY57 chromosome 6, whole genome shotgun sequence includes:
- a CDS encoding hypothetical protein (conserved Plasmodium protein, unknown function), whose translation MENGGGSFSFDMLDMINTNYTSKSGKKNNKKNKEDKDDNINLRNIVKDINDDLLEDIDDFNNNNNSTIFGENKEVNKLYEKKKKKRKKNFDNANENVKGKGPNKETKKEQNKINDNQNKLGYNISYDKKNNIINDEDMSINSNSDSFLILTDNEYQKINEKDNYNDNNKSILLDKENYDKIKISQKNDISNNEDNLNYFLYNKKFSNYHDDNFINSKINEMDIIDKQLISKTSFPPYECTNCNIFLKEITTRNYLNFSTLNEYINQSEHNLLLLKNKKIDQLEKVNKNIMNKMKQLKKENTLLTDKLKYFQTNFNKLDINLNKLIEENKILKSINEDLEKRVHVNEALSSNDEQKNKIIRKKKKERAKGKELFENSIDKDIFSDT comes from the coding sequence ATGGAAAATGGGGGGGGTAGTTTTTCATTTGATATGCTTGATATGATTAATACTAATTATACTTCAAAGTcaggaaaaaaaaataataaaaagaacaaggaagataaagatgataatataaatttaagaaatataGTAAAAGATATAAACGATGATTTATTAGAAGATATTGAtgattttaataataataataattctacTATTTTTGGTGAAAATAAGGaagtaaataaattatatgaaaaaaagaaaaaaaaaaggaaaaaaaattttgataatgccaatgaaaatgtaaaaggaaaaggaccaaataaagaaacaaaaaaagaacaaaataaaataaatgataatcaaaataaattaggttataatatatcttatgataaaaaaaataatattataaatgatgaagatATGTCTATAAATAGTAATTCAGATAgttttcttattttaaCGGATAATGaatatcaaaaaataaatgaaaaagataattataatgataataataaatcaatattattagataaagaaaattatgataaaattaaaataagtcaaaaaaatgatatatcaaataatgaagataatttaaattatttcttatataataaaaagttCTCTAATTATCatgatgataattttattaattcaaaaataaatgaaatgGATATAATAGACAAACAGCTAATTTCGAAAACCTCTTTTCCTCCTTATGAATGTACtaattgtaatatttttttaaaagaaataacTACAAGAAATTATTTGAACTTTTCAACCTTAAATGAATACATAAATCAGAGTGAACATaatttacttttattaaaaaataaaaaaattgatcAACTCgaaaaagtaaataaaaatataatgaataaaatgaaacaactaaaaaaggaaaatacACTTTTGACCGATAAATTGAAATATTTCCAAACAAATTTCAACAAATTAGATATTAACcttaataaattaattgaagaaaataaaatattgaaaagTATTAATGAAGATCTGGAGAAAAGGGTACATGTGAATGAAGCACTTTCTTCAAATgatgaacaaaaaaacaAGATAATAcgaaaaaagaaaaaggaaagGGCAAAGGGGAAGGAATTATTTGAAAATTCGATAGATAAGGATATATTTTCGGACACTTAA
- a CDS encoding hypothetical protein (conserved Plasmodium protein, unknown function) — MWFGYNILAITTFSLLIRRGHASDSYSTGGNEREKIYMHNYKYMWTYIYFLQKRIIIKKLSYPLYMSKKFILMHNPQDVEEFRIPLKDTLWSYVDRNSIKGFININLDSIFDIDLKEYYVHDEEYMINNEKSEDLACIGAYVQKTNEIYYNMLDKKDEAYLFICKKCKHIYKDIKECREKSMQLMIKNMKITVPQIRLKYDKKNRDNQEIIINIPVTYVLSNLLSSLKRTVTYNTDDLNNSCNVLIKMLHLDLLKILYNLQHHHGIFNGITEKYLIEFRNIFVKRQKTNTEDNNDMIWEECFVLKKSIDKIMNINLFLLTKSRNRYMDYLHNRRKRYRDILFMITHNVSDMNLNTYIKNIYNYIYISTKIIKDIQYIYNQEVYANFFVRTELIETYFLKNPKQLKNTCSIYIMITISWFFNQINIGMYNKNKNVYYLFKEKFSKSNIKQIIHSIYTNNVENKTNILQICYDSITNTVESIKKIIKNYYKENNVLSNYNINFAGLIKFIDIHILRMKFIQSTLEKQPLIEYDILNDDHLNNDSIIKRENMVCMMKYISNKINTYISLLKKSDLQTIMLENYDKYNIYRDTYFTHENVFFCSSPGQYLISKIFFYSLFNIINIYG; from the exons atgtggtttggttataatattttggCAATTACAACATTTAGTTTATTAATTAGGAGAG GCCATGCATCCGATTCTTATAGCACAGGAGGTAATGaaagagaaaaaatatatatgcacaattataaatatatgtggacatatatatat TTTCTTCaaaaaaggataataataaag AAGTTATCTTACCCCCTATATATGAGCAAG AAATTTATACTCATGCACAATCCACAG GACGTGG AAGAATTTAGAATCCCCTTGAAAGATACGTTATGGTCTTATGTAGATAGAAATTCAATAAAAGgatttataaatataaatttggACAGTATTTTTGATATTGATTTAAAGGAATATTATGTACATGATGag gaatatatgataaataacGAAAAATCGGAAGATTTAGCATGTATAGGTGCGTATGTACAAAAGActaatgaaatatattacaatatgttagataaaaaagatgaggcatatttattcatatgtaAAAAGTGTAAGCACATATATAAGGATATAAAAGAATGTAGAGAAAAAAGCATGCAGttgatgataaaaaatatga AAATAACTGTGCCCCAGATACGGttaaaatatgataaaaaaa aTAGAGATAATCaagaaataattattaacatTCCAGTGACATATGTACTGTCGAATTTACTGTCGAGCTTAAAAAGAACAGTCACATATAATACAGATGATCTTAACAATTCATGTaatgttttaataaaaatgttacATTTAGATTTATTgaagatattatataatttacaaCATCATCATGGTATATTTAATGGTATAActgaaaaatatttaatagaattcagaaatatatttgtgaAAAGACAAAAAACGAATACagaagataataatgacaTGATATGGGAAGAATGCtttgtattaaaaaaatctATTGATAAgattatgaatataaatttatttttgttaacTAAATCAAGAAATAGATATATGgattatttacataatcGAAGAAAACGATATCgtgatattttatttatgattACACATAATGTATCAGATATGAatttaaatacatatattaaaaatatttataattacatttatatttcaacaaaaataattaaagatattcaatatatatataatcaagAAGTATATGCTAACTTTTTTGTAAGAACAGAATTAATAGAAACCtatttcttaaaaaatcctaaacaattaaaaaatacatgttctatatatattatgataacCATATCATGGTTTTTTAATCAAATTAATATTGgtatgtataataaaaataaaaatgtatattatcTATTTAAGGAGAAATTTTCAAAAAGTAACATAAAGCAAATAATACATTctatatatacaaataatgtGGAAAACAAAACtaatattttacaaatatGTTATGATAGTATTACAAATACAGTAGAATCAATAAAAAagattataaaaaattattacaaagaaaataatgtcttatcaaattataatatcaaCTTTGCTGgattaattaaatttattgatatacatatattacGCATGAAATTCATACAATCCACTCTTGAAAAACAACCTTTAATAGAATAcgatatattaaatgatgatcatttaaataacgattctataataaaaagagaaaataTGGTTTGTAtgatgaaatatatttcaaataaaattaatacatatatatctttattaaaaaaatcaGATTTACAAACTATTATGTTagaaaattatgataaatataatatatatagagatacatattttacacatgaaaatgtttttttctGTTCATCCCCTGGTCAATATTTAATCAgcaaaatatttttttatagccttttcaatataataaacatatatgGTTAA
- a CDS encoding sphingomyelin synthase 1, putative, whose translation HYFEGQENIKKSVEIKNCPYKKKMLKIFLRRLFYATIIGIIGICIQCYFIILSDTYYKTGDEPLKDRLHEIFKEIPAFMNTPFVNGSIMFFLAITLLRFGLFCPFLLSITILIRIILMLSFIYCIRSFFIYVTTLPCPIPTCQPLKHKTLVENLYTFYLIITAKVYECTDLVISGHTAFTTLLTFFWFFYERNIYVKTTIFLYSIYIYIIIIISRFHYTVDVLMGYVFGGSVFLFYHYLVDVAARRYALNTSVFPQTYGFSGSFTDRFQLFQYFIRAITYLEALDHRMNFALSYDKEWNCFCSCVPVNKNSLLIKKKNVRNEEYYDFSDHFYHSYAGNGTYNLSTIRNIIKEFKRFFGMNKKN comes from the exons GCCATTATTTTGAAGGACAagaaaacataaaaaaatcagtcgaaataaaaaattgcccatacaagaaaaaaatgctcaaaatttttttaagacGTTTGTTTTATGCTACCATAATAGGAATAATAGGTATATGTATACAGtgttattttatcatattaagtgacacatattataaaacaGGTGATGAACCTTTAAAAGATAGATTAcatgaaatatttaaagaaattCCTGCATTTATGAATACCCCTTTTGTAAACGGCAGTATTATGTTTTTCCTAGCTATAACATTATTAAGATTCGGATTATTCTgtccatttttattatcaataACAATTTTAATACGAATTATACTTAtgttatcatttatatattgtataagatcattttttatttatgtaacGACACTTCCATGTCCTATTCCTACATGTCAACCATTAAAACATAAAACATTAGTTGAAAATTTGTATACCTTTTATCTTATTATAACTGCTAAAGTTTATGAATGCACCGATTTAGTTATATCAGGACATACAGCATTTACAACGttattaacatttttttggtttttttatgaaagaaatatatatgtaaaaactacaattttcctttatagtatctatatatacattataataataatatcaagATTTCATTATACTGTTGATGTGTTAATGGGATATGTTTTTGGAGGTTCcgtatttttattttatcattatctaGTAGATGTAGCTGCAAGAAGATATGCTTTGAATACATCTGTTTTCCCTCaa aCATATGGATTTTCTGGATCATTCACAGACAGATTCCAACTGtttcaatattttataagaGCGATAACATATTTAGAAGCTTTAGATCATCGAATGAATTTTGCATTGTCATATGACAAAGAATGG AATTGTTTTTGTTCCTGTGTACCagtaaataaaaacagtcttcttattaaaaaaaaaaatgtacgTAATGAAGAATATTACGATTTCAGTGaccatttttatcattCATACGCTGGAAATGGTACCTATAACTTATCAAcaataagaaatataataaaggaATTTAAACGTTTTTTTGgaatgaataaaaaaaactaG
- a CDS encoding N-acetylglucosaminylphosphatidylinositol deacetylase, putative yields MSYYIPLAIIFTIFSLILYITIYYLNKKKYNFSNLLGNKNISIIVAHPDDELMFFFPTIKFLFDKKKKKNIFLLSLSNGNYYGYGNIREQELYKVWSYIGGEKNNCHIWNDNKIQDGWLYWDEKYIFKLIKDYCIQYDIKTIFTFDNYGVSGHPNHISTYKSIRMLSHMKDIDIYTLKSTNIIYKYMSFFSYPFITNKRYVIWSFNPLLLLRLMFFYKSQLVYYRILFCIFSQYVYFNTFDLLKTYK; encoded by the exons ATGTCTTACTATATCCCCCTTGCAATAATCTTCACAATTTTctcattaatattatatatcacaatttattatttaaataagaaaaaatataacttCTCTAATTTGTTGGGAAATAAAAACATCAGTATTATCGTAGCACATCCAGACGATGAGcttatgtttttttttccaactataaaatttttgtttgataaaaaaaaaaaaaaaaatatatttcttttatctCTATCTAACGGTAATTATTATGGCTATGGGAATATTAGGGAACAAGAATTATACAAAGTGTGGTCATATATAGGaggagaaaaaaataattgtCATATATggaatgataataaaatacaagATGGATGGCTTTATTGggatgaaaaatatatattcaaattaataaaagattATTGCATTCAATATGATATAAAGACG ATATTTACTTTTGATAATTACGGAGTATCTGGACACCCTAATCATATAAGTACTTATAAGAGTATTAG GATGTTATCACATATGAAAGACATAGATATTTACACTTTAAAATCCACAAACAtcatttataaatacatgAGTTTCTTTTCTTATCCTTTTATCACCAACAAAAG GTATGTCATTTGGTCATTTAATCCTCTCTTATTATTAAG actaatgtttttttataaatcaCAGCTTGTCTATTACAGGATTTTATTCTGTATATTCTCTca atatgtatattttaacacttttgatttattaaagACATACAAATAG
- a CDS encoding sphingomyelin synthase 2, putative: protein MDFKKLCKIYEESVTDSENDKSSIGTDMYEINMNRKMSNISISRNSTINEEEILSEYRLCKILLIKLMFALLFFLFALIIQGFFMIYSDSYYKSNTQPLSDRIHDLFGNPPKWISYKLSNTLIAILTLSFIKIILFNSIYLSIAIICRFLYIIGSFYIIRGLLIYVTSLPATLETCLPLESGNFLFNLLQIIKINTNLVYVCADLIVSGHSFSTTIFLMFSFYYINNVIIKIIIFTFSCFIYAIIIIGFIHYTSDVLLGIIFGVFMFSFYHIMLDISSQYYIFNKLFEIKIISKNKNIHAKPFFLRFFVSRIFFKIIPYLEGLNYTLDYAINKNNDLSTFCNCDHDNNKIPLFSFYKPITEDKIIINYSDHLYHSYAGDGTINFLFWKFLKTIKKGLHK, encoded by the coding sequence atggattttaaaaaattatgtaaaatTTATGAAGAGTCAGTAACAGATAGCGAAAATGATAAAAGTTCGATAGGAACAGATATgtatgaaataaatatgaacaGAAAAATGAGTAACATAAGTATATCAAGAAATAGTACaataaatgaagaagagATATTAAGTGAATATAGATTAtgtaaaattttattaataaaattaatgtttgcattattattttttttatttgcATTGATTATACAAGgtttttttatgatatatagtgattcatattataagaGTAATACGCAACCATTAAGTGATCGAATACATGATTTGTTTGGAAATCCACCCAAATGGATTTCCTATAAATTGTCGAATACATTAATAGCTATATTAactttatcttttattaaaataatattatttaatagtatatatttatctataGCTATTATATGTCgatttttatatatcattggatctttttatataataagaggacttttaatatatgttacTTCATTACCTGCAACATTAGAAACGTGCTTACCTTTAGAAAGTGGTAACTTTctatttaatttattacaaataataaaaataaatactaATTTAGTTTATGTATGTGCTGATTTGATTGTATCAGGACATTCTTTTTCAACAAcgatttttttaatgttttctttttattatataaataatgttataataaaaattattatatttacgttttcttgttttatatatgcaattataattattggTTTTATACATTATACATCTGATGTGTTACTTGGTATTATTTTTGGTGTTTTtatgttttctttttatcaCATAATGCTTGATATATCTTcacaatattatatttttaacaaattatttgaaattaaaattatttcaaagaataaaaatattcatgCAAAGCCATTCTTTCTAAGATTTTTTGTTTcaagaattttttttaaaatcaTACCTTATCTTGAAGGATTGAATTATACCTTAGATTATGccataaataaaaataatgatcTGTCTACTTTTTGTAATTGTGatcatgataataataaaattccattattttcattttataaacCCATAACAGAggataaaattattattaactATTCAGatcatttatatcataGTTATGCTGGAGATGGCacaataaattttttattttggAAATTTCTAAAGACGATCAAAAAGGGTTTacacaaataa
- a CDS encoding hypothetical protein (conserved Plasmodium protein, unknown function) yields the protein MKDSKKKGSSKKREEKLMLIKELNKINDEINVEQNNVEDLSVKIKNIDGQIFLGYHDIKILNVELKNKEIEVEEKRSHKLLSERNIENMINKYILKCYENFLNNLTKNEIEIDTLSKRKEDDMKEQKSNKDFQKLTTVTSIKHLNKLNSIILSQNKIIDNINRKFTICLKRMKDNYSRKINMQRDKMDKERQKIIFNLQKEKNDRIKNILTTYNEKIFNIQNYFKLILDDQLELIQKLEEEKLTKKKNYFSKRKGLEQLKKNISIQRKILEGVERDAYELERNIVDYENLRNDLKKIKEKRKKQQKILHELKLETDVKKMLLTKISNEYKTIYDQNKMKLYDYLQKLLLENYFLETKMKLKNESLEVNTIELNKWKESNNPENNEILNNTLNEKFQDFNILKNEIEELIDVNEKNHENYKAIMHLNYFNNEDLDILKREEQINII from the exons ATGAAGGATTCTAAGAAAAAGGGCTCTTCTAAAAAGAGAGAAGAAAAACTTATGTTAATAAAAGAG cttaacaaaataaatgatgaaataaATGTAGAGCAAAATAATGTTGAGGATTTAAgtgtaaaaataaaaaatatagatgGTCAAATATTCTTGGGATATCATGACATTAAG ATATTAAATGTggaattaaaaaataaagaaatagaAGTTGAAGAAAAAAGGTCGCATAAATTACTATCGGAAAGgaatatagaaaatatgataaataaatatatattaaaatgttatgagaatttcttaaataatttaacaAAGAATGAAATTGAGATTGATACACTATCCAAACGAAAGGa AGATGATATGAAAGAACAGAAATCCAATAAAGATTTTCAAAAACTAACCACCGTAACAAGCATCAAACATTTAAACAAATTAAATTCCATCATATTAtcacaaaataaaattattgataatataaatagaaaatTTACAATATGTCTCAAAAGAATGAAAGATAACTACTCTCGAAAAATTAATATG CAAAGAGATAAAATGGACAAGGAAAgacaaaaaattatttttaatttacaaaaggaaaaaaatgaccgaataaa aaatatcTTAACGACGTACaatgaaaaaatttttaatatacaaaattatttcaAATTAATTCTGGATGATCAATTGGAGCTCATTCAAAAATTGGAG gAGGAAAAACTTActaagaaaaaaaattatttttcaaaaagAAAGGGCTTAGAACAACTAAAGAAAAACATATCCATTCAAAGAA aGATTTTAGAAGGTGTGGAAAGAGACGCATACGAATTAGAGAGGAACATTGTTGACTATGAAAACTTAAGAAATgatttgaaaaaaattaaagaaaaaagaaaaaaacaacaaAAGATTCTACATGAGTTAAAACTAGAAACAGATGTAAAGAAAATGTTACTTACAAAAATAtcaaatgaatataaaactatatatgatcaaaataaaatgaagTTATATGATTATCTTCAAAAGTTGCTATTAGAg aATTATTTCTTAGAGACCAAAATGAAGTTAAAAAATGAGTCCCTGGAAGTAAATACTATAGAA TTAAACAAATGGAAGGAGTCCAATAATCCAGAAAATAAcgaaatattaaataacaCATTGAATGAAAAGTTTCAagattttaatatattaaaaaacGAGATTGAAGAATTGATa GATGTGAATGAAAAAAATCACGAAAACTATAAAGCAATTATgcatttaaattattttaataatgaagatctagatattttaaaaagagaagaacaaataaatataatataa